From a single Hymenobacter sp. YIM 151500-1 genomic region:
- a CDS encoding T9SS type A sorting domain-containing protein, whose product MSSFSRYLLSLLGGLALLAGTAAPAQVLVRPLGPEPTPEPAPTAGTARRPTALALPFFDDFSSQREGRPSVQRWETGGGTLVNSRFARRPPSRGVATLDGLDAAGRSRGPVSLIGDADSLVSQPLDLSQLGPGNNVYLSFYWQAGTLVGPPAPSGTRPIALYVDFLDRSGLWREVWRLNSRGDTTNFRFKALRLDQTSYFHNSFQFRFRTTGQLYNRRDAWSIDYVRLDRNRTATDSTFRDIATSRPLPSALRRYAAMPATQFNRNPAQELATRTVTTINNFDIGPAPTPITWTGTLEVLPGGPRTQFLAGGRSLDANARQQPVIGNPSTAAVPTTATPKVLRQRITLLTNETNPLTLPNDTITRLTELSDYYAYDDGTPEATITLPPTSTGPPSYLALGFDLNQPDQVRAIRLYLVSAAAGRTITVNVWDDANGQPAATPKATQAVTIPANLPAGQFLEVAFRQPVPVSGRFYAGFGEAPTQQNVELGFDLNNATPVGSLFVNSLGAWSVVRTASATSPEGSMLLRPVLGSTTTSVAPGANTTAGPLLYPNPTPDGRVQVRGSYVHATVLDVRGRVVWTQPSAQAGQPTLELPRLAAGAYFVRLRLPDGRQATKPLLIGW is encoded by the coding sequence ATGTCTTCTTTTTCCCGTTATCTGCTGAGTCTGCTGGGTGGCCTGGCCCTGCTGGCCGGCACCGCGGCCCCGGCCCAGGTGCTGGTACGTCCCTTGGGGCCTGAGCCTACGCCCGAGCCGGCGCCCACGGCTGGTACTGCGCGGCGGCCTACCGCGCTGGCCTTGCCTTTCTTCGATGATTTCAGCAGCCAGCGCGAAGGCCGGCCCAGTGTGCAGCGCTGGGAAACCGGGGGCGGCACCCTCGTCAACAGCCGGTTTGCCCGGCGGCCCCCGTCGCGGGGCGTGGCCACCCTGGATGGTCTCGATGCCGCCGGCCGCTCCCGTGGCCCCGTGTCGCTGATTGGCGACGCCGACTCGCTGGTGTCGCAGCCGCTGGACCTGAGCCAGCTGGGGCCGGGCAACAACGTCTACCTCAGCTTTTACTGGCAGGCTGGCACGCTGGTGGGGCCGCCCGCCCCCAGCGGCACGCGCCCCATTGCCTTGTACGTCGATTTTCTGGACCGCAGCGGCTTGTGGCGCGAGGTGTGGCGGCTTAACAGCCGCGGCGACACCACCAACTTCCGCTTCAAGGCCCTCCGCCTCGACCAGACCAGCTACTTCCACAACAGCTTCCAGTTCCGGTTCCGAACCACCGGGCAGCTCTACAACCGCCGCGACGCCTGGAGCATCGACTACGTGCGCCTGGACCGCAACCGCACCGCCACCGACTCCACCTTCCGCGACATTGCCACCAGCCGCCCCCTGCCCAGCGCCCTGCGCCGCTACGCGGCCATGCCCGCTACGCAGTTCAACCGCAACCCCGCCCAGGAGCTGGCCACGCGCACGGTTACCACCATCAACAACTTCGACATTGGCCCGGCACCCACGCCCATTACCTGGACCGGCACGCTGGAGGTGCTGCCGGGCGGGCCGCGCACCCAGTTTCTGGCCGGTGGCCGCTCCCTCGACGCCAATGCCCGCCAGCAGCCCGTAATCGGCAACCCCAGCACGGCCGCCGTGCCCACTACGGCCACGCCCAAGGTGCTGCGCCAGCGCATCACCCTGCTCACCAACGAAACCAACCCGCTCACGCTGCCCAACGACACCATCACGCGCCTGACGGAGCTGAGCGACTACTACGCCTACGACGACGGCACCCCTGAGGCCACCATCACCCTGCCGCCCACGTCCACGGGCCCGCCCAGCTACCTGGCCCTGGGCTTCGACCTCAACCAGCCCGACCAGGTGCGGGCCATCCGGCTGTATCTGGTGAGTGCGGCGGCGGGCCGCACCATCACGGTGAATGTGTGGGACGATGCCAACGGCCAGCCGGCCGCCACGCCCAAAGCCACCCAGGCCGTCACTATTCCGGCTAATCTGCCGGCCGGGCAGTTTCTGGAAGTGGCCTTCCGGCAGCCCGTGCCCGTGAGCGGACGGTTTTATGCCGGCTTTGGCGAGGCCCCCACTCAGCAGAACGTGGAGCTGGGCTTCGACCTGAACAACGCCACCCCGGTGGGGAGTCTGTTCGTCAACTCGTTGGGGGCGTGGTCGGTAGTGCGCACGGCTTCTGCCACTAGCCCCGAGGGGTCTATGCTGCTGCGGCCGGTGCTGGGCAGCACCACCACGTCCGTAGCCCCTGGTGCAAACACTACGGCCGGGCCACTGCTCTACCCCAACCCCACCCCCGATGGCCGGGTGCAGGTGCGCGGCTCCTACGTGCACGCCACCGTGCTCGACGTGCGCGGCCGCGTGGTCTGGACCCAACCGTCTGCCCAAGCCGGCCAACCTACCCTGGAGCTGCCCCGCTTGGCTGCCGGCGCCTACTTCGTGCGCCTGCGCCTGCCCGACGGCCGCCAAGCCACTAAGCCGCTGCTGATTGGGTGGTAA
- a CDS encoding rhodanese-like domain-containing protein, which produces MNDITSAELKERQAAGTAPVIIDVRETWENAESRIEGSQNIPLGELPGKLEDLEELKDREVVVHCKAGGRSASAKAFLIQQGFQNVRNLLGGIQDYQQA; this is translated from the coding sequence ATGAACGACATCACTTCTGCCGAGCTGAAAGAGCGCCAGGCGGCCGGCACCGCCCCGGTCATCATCGACGTGCGCGAAACCTGGGAAAACGCCGAGTCCCGCATTGAGGGCAGCCAGAACATCCCGCTGGGTGAGCTGCCCGGCAAGCTGGAGGACCTGGAAGAGCTGAAGGACCGCGAAGTAGTGGTGCATTGCAAGGCTGGGGGCCGCTCCGCCTCCGCTAAAGCCTTCCTTATCCAGCAAGGATTCCAGAACGTGCGCAACCTGCTAGGAGGCATTCAGGACTACCAGCAGGC
- a CDS encoding PASTA domain-containing protein, whose amino-acid sequence MSFLRSDTPVDLLKHVLVMLLAAALLVFGFFYVYLPITTNHGETIVVPKITGMNQADLDDYLDERSLAYFVDDSTYNAAIRPGTVLTQEPRPGDKVKEGRKIYVSVAMKNPPVIKMPKLTDGSVKNAQMILKSYDLVVGQIKLVPNIQQNAVLKQSVGGKEIAPGAPIAKGTRVDLEVGDGLGNQEFPVPNLVNMPADEAMTLLAGQGLTVGEKFYQPAEEGQAEGTVVRQRPAPSPGTTIRMGQLVDLWIAGKEPVGAVE is encoded by the coding sequence ATGTCTTTTCTGCGCTCTGATACGCCCGTCGACCTGCTCAAGCACGTGCTAGTGATGCTGCTGGCAGCGGCCCTGCTGGTATTCGGGTTTTTTTACGTGTACCTGCCTATCACCACCAACCACGGCGAAACCATTGTGGTGCCCAAAATTACGGGCATGAACCAGGCCGACCTGGATGACTACCTCGACGAGCGAAGCCTGGCCTACTTCGTGGACGACAGCACCTACAACGCCGCCATTCGGCCCGGCACAGTGCTTACCCAGGAGCCCCGCCCCGGCGACAAGGTGAAGGAAGGCCGCAAAATCTACGTTTCGGTGGCTATGAAAAACCCGCCGGTGATTAAGATGCCCAAGCTGACCGACGGCTCAGTGAAAAACGCCCAGATGATTCTGAAAAGCTACGACCTGGTGGTGGGGCAAATCAAGCTGGTGCCCAACATCCAGCAGAATGCCGTGCTGAAACAGTCGGTGGGCGGCAAGGAAATAGCGCCCGGCGCCCCCATTGCCAAAGGCACCCGCGTGGACCTGGAAGTGGGTGACGGCCTGGGCAACCAGGAATTCCCGGTGCCCAATCTCGTGAACATGCCCGCCGACGAAGCCATGACCCTGCTGGCCGGCCAGGGCCTGACCGTGGGCGAGAAATTCTACCAGCCCGCCGAGGAAGGCCAGGCCGAAGGCACCGTGGTGCGGCAGCGCCCCGCCCCCAGCCCCGGCACCACCATCCGCATGGGCCAGCTCGTGGACCTCTGGATTGCCGGCAAAGAGCCCGTGGGCGCCGTCGAATAG